One part of the Mariniflexile litorale genome encodes these proteins:
- a CDS encoding stage II sporulation protein M — MREASFVKQNKEKWLVFENALHNNAKINPDDLASYYIHLTNDLAYAQTYYPESKTLLYLNSLASEAHQKIYITKRESKNKIISFWKYEFPLFFISYQKTLLYTFLIFMVAVCIGTISTLNDDSFVRLILGDGYVNMTIENIEKGEPMAVYKSGSNIGSFLGITINNIRVAIMAFAFGVFFSVGTIYILFSNGIMLGAFISFFYNYGILEKTSTIWLHGTIEISVIVIAGCAGLVMGNSFLFPKTYSRRVAFTKGAKDGLKIVVSTIPFFIIAGFIEGFITRYGEQMPWILSYSIIACSLFLIVFYYVIYPMKLNNAYLFELKNIK, encoded by the coding sequence ATGCGCGAAGCATCTTTCGTGAAGCAAAATAAAGAAAAATGGCTGGTTTTTGAAAACGCATTACATAATAATGCAAAAATAAATCCAGACGACTTAGCTTCATACTACATTCACCTCACTAACGACCTTGCTTACGCGCAAACGTATTACCCAGAAAGTAAAACTTTGCTGTACTTAAACTCGTTAGCATCAGAGGCGCATCAAAAAATTTACATCACCAAAAGAGAATCGAAAAACAAGATTATCTCTTTTTGGAAATATGAATTCCCGCTATTTTTCATTAGCTATCAAAAAACCTTACTTTATACGTTCTTAATATTTATGGTAGCGGTTTGTATTGGAACTATTTCAACTTTAAACGACGATTCGTTTGTGCGTTTAATTTTAGGTGATGGCTATGTTAATATGACCATTGAAAATATTGAAAAGGGCGAGCCTATGGCAGTTTACAAAAGTGGCAGCAATATTGGGTCGTTTTTAGGCATTACTATCAATAATATTCGAGTGGCTATTATGGCATTTGCATTTGGAGTCTTTTTTAGTGTGGGTACCATTTACATCCTGTTTAGCAATGGCATTATGCTAGGTGCTTTTATTAGCTTTTTTTACAACTATGGTATTTTGGAAAAAACATCGACCATTTGGCTGCACGGTACTATTGAAATTTCAGTCATTGTGATTGCGGGTTGTGCAGGCTTGGTTATGGGAAATAGTTTTTTGTTTCCAAAAACATATTCCAGGCGTGTGGCATTTACCAAGGGTGCTAAAGACGGATTGAAAATAGTGGTAAGCACCATTCCGTTTTTCATCATTGCAGGATTTATTGAAGGTTTTATTACCCGTTATGGCGAACAAATGCCATGGATACTATCTTACAGTATTATAGCTTGCTCGCTGTTTTTAATTGTATTTTATTACGTTATTTACCCCATGAAACTA
- a CDS encoding glycoside hydrolase family 43 protein — translation MHFFKILFILTIALPYSLLSQTVAFNNPIAEKRADPWVYKADDSIYYLIATVPEYDKIVLRKSKSINGLREAEEKIIWLKHDKGMMGHHIWAPELHKIDGKWYIYFAAGEAENIWNIRMWVLSNSSADPMEGEWVEEGQIKTQKESFSLDATTFEHDEKRYLIWAQNVRGGEHGTALVLSEMKDPTTLTGVEVVITEPEFSWERMKYNVNEGPAVIKQNGKIFVTYSASATNENYCLGLLWIDENANLLDINNWHKSPAPVFYTNEDLKRYGPGHNSFTISEDGKNIIMIYHARDYKGIKGHELSDPNRATRARVVKWTASGFPDFMQKEGD, via the coding sequence ATGCATTTTTTTAAAATATTATTCATATTAACTATCGCATTACCGTACTCATTACTGTCTCAAACCGTAGCGTTTAATAATCCAATAGCAGAAAAGCGTGCCGACCCATGGGTTTATAAAGCTGATGATAGCATATATTACCTCATTGCTACAGTGCCAGAATATGATAAAATTGTGTTACGAAAATCAAAATCAATTAATGGTTTAAGGGAGGCAGAGGAAAAGATCATTTGGTTAAAACATGACAAAGGGATGATGGGGCATCATATTTGGGCACCAGAACTACATAAAATAGATGGAAAATGGTATATTTATTTTGCAGCTGGTGAAGCCGAAAATATTTGGAATATTAGAATGTGGGTACTGTCTAATTCTTCAGCAGACCCTATGGAAGGTGAGTGGGTAGAAGAAGGACAGATAAAAACGCAAAAAGAATCTTTTTCATTAGATGCGACAACTTTTGAGCATGACGAAAAACGTTACCTTATATGGGCACAAAATGTTAGAGGCGGGGAGCATGGTACCGCTTTAGTTCTATCTGAAATGAAAGACCCTACAACATTAACAGGAGTAGAAGTGGTGATAACCGAACCCGAGTTTAGTTGGGAACGCATGAAATATAATGTCAATGAAGGGCCCGCAGTAATTAAACAGAATGGTAAAATATTTGTGACATATTCGGCAAGTGCCACAAATGAAAATTATTGCTTAGGTTTGTTGTGGATAGATGAAAATGCCAACTTACTCGATATTAATAATTGGCATAAATCGCCAGCACCTGTGTTTTATACTAATGAAGATTTGAAGCGTTATGGTCCAGGACATAATTCGTTTACAATCTCAGAAGATGGTAAAAATATAATCATGATATATCACGCCCGAGATTATAAAGGTATTAAAGGGCATGAATTATCCGATCCTAATCGTGCTACACGAGCAAGAGTCGTGAAATGGACAGCTAGTGGTTTTCCCGATTTTATGCAAAAAGAAGGTGATTAG
- a CDS encoding trimeric intracellular cation channel family protein, whose amino-acid sequence MFIQIIEIFGTFAFAISGVLVALEKRMDPFGVLIIAFVTSIGGGTVRDVLIGLTPVTWMLNMTYVYVILGATIFAIIFRKRLNYLRISLFLFDTIGIGLYTVVGIQKGLIMGLHPIICIALGTITACFGGVIRDILCNEIPVIFRKEVYATACILGGFAYFILRALPIENYITFIISGSVVIIVRLIAVKFKISLPSLYKHEVEKLEN is encoded by the coding sequence ATGTTTATTCAAATTATAGAAATATTCGGAACCTTCGCTTTTGCCATTTCAGGTGTGTTGGTGGCATTAGAAAAAAGAATGGATCCTTTTGGAGTGCTAATTATTGCCTTTGTAACTTCCATTGGTGGTGGAACCGTAAGAGATGTTCTCATAGGGTTAACTCCTGTAACGTGGATGTTAAATATGACTTATGTTTACGTCATTCTAGGAGCTACTATTTTTGCTATTATATTTAGAAAACGTCTTAATTATTTAAGGATATCTTTATTTCTGTTTGATACCATTGGTATCGGCCTATATACAGTAGTAGGGATACAAAAAGGATTGATAATGGGGTTACACCCCATTATTTGTATTGCTTTAGGTACTATAACTGCCTGTTTTGGAGGTGTTATTAGAGATATTCTTTGTAATGAAATCCCCGTTATTTTTAGAAAGGAAGTGTACGCAACGGCCTGTATTTTAGGAGGTTTCGCCTATTTTATACTACGAGCATTGCCTATAGAGAATTATATAACGTTTATAATTTCGGGTTCGGTAGTTATTATTGTACGCTTAATTGCGGTCAAGTTTAAAATTAGCTTGCCTAGTTTGTATAAACATGAAGTTGAAAAGTTAGAAAATTAG
- a CDS encoding RNA polymerase sigma factor, producing the protein MIDEAQLIEQLKSKTHKEQAFKVLITLYKERLYWHIRHIVKSHDDTDDVLQNTYIKIYKNIHNFKGDSKLFSWVYRIATNESITFINQNAKKLQITSEEAQLAAINNLTSDVYFEGDAIQLKLQQAIATLPEKQKLVFNMKYFQELKYSEISDILETSEGALKASYHIAVKKIETYLTQD; encoded by the coding sequence GTGATTGACGAAGCACAATTAATAGAACAATTAAAATCTAAAACCCACAAAGAACAGGCTTTTAAAGTACTTATAACACTTTACAAAGAACGTTTATATTGGCACATACGGCACATTGTAAAGTCTCACGATGATACAGATGACGTACTTCAAAACACATATATTAAAATATATAAAAATATTCATAACTTTAAAGGAGACAGCAAACTGTTTTCTTGGGTATACCGAATAGCCACCAATGAATCTATTACATTTATTAATCAAAATGCAAAAAAATTACAAATAACTAGTGAAGAAGCGCAGTTAGCGGCAATAAACAATTTAACTTCCGATGTTTATTTTGAAGGCGATGCTATTCAACTTAAATTACAACAAGCTATTGCAACATTGCCCGAAAAACAAAAATTGGTATTTAATATGAAATATTTTCAGGAATTAAAATATTCAGAAATATCAGATATTTTGGAAACAAGTGAAGGAGCTTTAAAAGCTTCTTATCACATTGCCGTGAAAAAAATTGAAACTTATCTAACCCAAGATTAA
- a CDS encoding CoA pyrophosphatase, with product MNFDDFLIAISKIKNIPLPAQASQFKMVPPFRQELLKQQEDAIKTAKRAGVLALFYPDVNQETYLVLILRKTYKGVHSAQVGFPGGKLEAYDTSLEAAAIRETFEEVGVPIKDMEVLRALSEVYIPPSNFYVHPFIGISKQTPQFIKQDEEVEAVIEVALNHFLDDANIISEKVNTSYSVEVEVPAFELNNYVVWGATAMMLSEIKDVLKQLM from the coding sequence ATGAATTTTGATGATTTTTTAATAGCAATCTCAAAAATAAAAAATATACCGTTACCAGCCCAAGCATCTCAGTTTAAAATGGTGCCGCCATTTAGGCAAGAACTGTTAAAACAACAAGAAGACGCTATAAAAACGGCAAAAAGGGCAGGGGTATTGGCATTGTTTTATCCCGATGTCAACCAAGAAACATACTTGGTTTTAATTCTTAGGAAAACATATAAAGGTGTACATTCAGCACAAGTTGGGTTTCCTGGTGGAAAATTAGAAGCATATGATACTTCATTAGAAGCAGCGGCTATAAGGGAAACCTTTGAAGAAGTAGGTGTACCCATCAAAGACATGGAAGTATTAAGAGCATTATCAGAAGTTTACATCCCTCCAAGCAATTTTTATGTGCATCCGTTTATAGGAATTTCGAAGCAAACGCCACAATTTATAAAGCAAGATGAAGAAGTTGAAGCTGTTATTGAAGTCGCTTTAAATCATTTTTTAGATGATGCCAATATCATTTCAGAAAAAGTAAATACCTCGTATAGTGTTGAAGTTGAGGTCCCTGCATTTGAACTTAATAATTATGTGGTTTGGGGAGCTACAGCAATGATGTTAAGTGAGATTAAAGACGTGTTAAAACAACTCATGTAG
- a CDS encoding RDD family protein, producing the protein MSNLAINTAQNVNLDYKLIGLGERFVAFLIDGLILLTYITLMENLVALSDMFNTDDWTKRGVLGLITLPALFYSVLCHILFSGQTIGKMIMKIKVVRLDGAPTQWYNLLVRWMLRIVDIWLFFASIGVLSILLSDKKQRVGDAAAGTVVISVKKKHKITSTILEDLEVDYQPVFNNVIQLTDKDVRIIKEAFIISKKNNDFKTLTLLRNKVSGVLNIESNLYDIDFINTILKDYNYYTQNM; encoded by the coding sequence ATGAGCAATTTAGCAATTAACACAGCACAAAATGTTAATTTAGATTATAAATTAATTGGTTTAGGCGAGCGTTTTGTAGCATTCTTAATTGATGGGCTTATTTTGCTAACCTACATCACTCTTATGGAAAATTTGGTGGCACTTTCGGATATGTTTAATACAGACGATTGGACTAAACGTGGTGTTCTAGGTTTGATTACCTTGCCAGCCCTTTTTTATTCAGTGTTGTGTCACATTCTTTTTAGCGGACAAACCATAGGAAAAATGATAATGAAAATAAAAGTGGTACGTTTAGATGGTGCACCAACCCAATGGTATAATTTGCTTGTTAGGTGGATGTTGCGTATTGTCGATATTTGGTTGTTTTTTGCTTCTATAGGTGTTTTAAGCATCTTGTTATCAGATAAAAAGCAACGTGTTGGTGATGCCGCAGCAGGAACCGTCGTTATTAGTGTGAAGAAGAAACATAAAATTACAAGTACCATTTTAGAAGATCTTGAGGTGGATTATCAACCCGTTTTTAATAACGTAATCCAATTAACCGATAAAGATGTTCGTATTATTAAGGAAGCTTTTATCATTTCAAAAAAGAATAACGATTTTAAAACACTTACCTTATTAAGGAATAAAGTGTCTGGAGTGCTAAATATAGAATCTAATTTATACGATATCGATTTTATAAACACCATTTTAAAGGATTATAATTATTATACCCAAAACATGTAG
- a CDS encoding peptidylprolyl isomerase: protein MRLILLLCVFILFLNCEDKKSKNKINSKKEITTVIKEEGLTGDEDTTDIENRSFPKLNSKNAMEFFLQYDQAHKENNVRLTTDFGTIDILLFNETKFHRSNFIFLTKQKYFNGTQFYRVINDYMVQAGNSDDKKTANKRNYIGKYLLPPDTKLGLKHDRGVVSMPSSEIDNPHKLASPYEFFIVQQQGGSHFLDGDYTIFGKVTSGMDVVDKIAAVETDAGDWPQHNIYIRNVEIID, encoded by the coding sequence ATGAGACTTATATTACTATTATGTGTTTTCATTTTATTTCTAAATTGTGAAGATAAGAAAAGTAAAAACAAAATAAATTCTAAAAAAGAAATTACAACTGTTATAAAAGAAGAAGGCTTAACAGGAGACGAAGACACCACTGATATTGAAAATCGCAGCTTCCCCAAATTAAATTCTAAAAATGCCATGGAGTTTTTTTTGCAGTACGACCAGGCTCATAAAGAAAACAACGTGCGTTTAACAACCGACTTTGGAACTATTGATATTTTATTATTTAATGAAACCAAATTTCATCGTTCTAACTTTATATTTTTAACTAAACAAAAATATTTTAACGGCACCCAGTTTTATAGAGTGATTAATGATTATATGGTGCAAGCAGGAAATAGTGATGATAAAAAAACAGCTAATAAACGTAATTATATAGGTAAATATTTATTGCCTCCCGACACCAAACTCGGACTTAAACACGATAGAGGTGTGGTGTCGATGCCCAGTAGCGAAATAGACAACCCACACAAGTTAGCATCACCTTATGAATTTTTTATTGTTCAACAACAAGGAGGCTCTCACTTTTTAGATGGCGATTATACCATTTTTGGGAAAGTGACTAGCGGTATGGATGTGGTAGATAAAATTGCAGCTGTTGAAACCGACGCTGGCGATTGGCCACAACACAATATATATATTAGAAATGTGGAGATTATTGATTGA
- a CDS encoding lysophospholipid acyltransferase family protein — MGLFKRNPFGHILFLKKWLIRIFGVLTHRRFRGFNELQIEGSEIIKNLPDKNVLFISNHQTYFADVVSMFHVFNASLSGRTDSIKNVGYIWNPKLNIYYVAAKETMRAGLLPKILAYMGSISIERTWRSEGQDVNRQVKMSDISNIGKALNDGWVITFPQGTTTPFRPIRKGTAHVIKRYKPIVVPIVIDGFRRSFDKKGLRIKKKNILQSFEIKAPLEIDYDNETTDDIVTKIEYAIEQHPSFLKVISQKELKAQEELDKLREW; from the coding sequence ATGGGATTATTTAAACGAAATCCATTTGGGCATATACTTTTTTTAAAAAAGTGGCTTATCAGAATTTTTGGAGTTTTAACCCACAGACGCTTTCGAGGGTTTAATGAGTTGCAAATAGAAGGCTCTGAAATTATAAAAAACTTACCAGACAAAAACGTTTTGTTTATTTCGAACCACCAAACTTATTTTGCCGATGTGGTGTCTATGTTTCATGTGTTTAATGCAAGTTTAAGTGGACGCACAGACTCTATTAAAAATGTGGGCTATATATGGAACCCCAAACTAAATATCTATTATGTAGCAGCCAAAGAGACCATGAGAGCTGGTTTGTTGCCTAAAATATTGGCATATATGGGATCTATAAGCATCGAAAGAACATGGAGATCTGAGGGGCAAGATGTAAACCGCCAAGTAAAAATGAGCGATATCTCTAATATTGGTAAAGCTTTAAATGATGGGTGGGTTATTACCTTTCCGCAAGGTACAACTACACCGTTTAGACCTATTAGAAAAGGAACAGCACATGTAATTAAACGTTATAAACCCATTGTAGTGCCTATTGTTATTGATGGATTTAGACGCTCGTTCGATAAAAAGGGCTTGCGTATTAAAAAGAAAAACATCTTGCAATCGTTTGAAATTAAAGCTCCACTTGAAATTGATTATGATAACGAAACTACGGATGACATCGTTACAAAAATAGAGTATGCTATAGAACAACATCCGTCATTTTTAAAAGTCATTTCTCAAAAAGAATTAAAGGCTCAAGAGGAATTGGATAAACTCCGCGAATGGTAG
- a CDS encoding glucosidase has protein sequence MIQKGSEAERLKVPNNYKNWKKWGPYLAERQWGTVREDYSNHGEAWEFIDHEKARSNAYRWGEEGIGGFCDSREILCLAPAFWNGKDPILKERLFGLTNNQGNHGEDVKELYFHQVSSPTHSYSKYLYKYPHCEFPYGDLVNGNQRGRLELEYELLDTDAFKDNAYFDCYIEYAKANVDDILMKVTVVNRGTKAADIHVLPHLWFRNFWKHNKRYERPSMKSVSDNSVQSRSIRNGRYYLYHENGEQLFCDNETNNMRIYNFENDVKYVKDGINDHVVDGKSTVNPEKAGSKFAIWHQLKLEAGEEKTIKVRLSKKKVKEPWGDFDAIFHDRISECEDFYTETIKTNIPETHQAIARSAFSGLLWTKQFYYNDVFKWLFGGPGEGKPERANMRNYSWQHLTNRHVISMPDKWEYPWYAAWDLAFHMASFVEIDPFFAKEQLLLVLKENYMHPNGQIPAYEWNFSDVNPPVHSYAVWNVYEKDKNYTGKGDTEFLEKAFQKLLINFTWWVNQKDKNGTDLFEGGFLGLDNIGVFDRNHMPPGITRMQQADATSWMAMFTLNMLRMSLELSKTNKIYEESAAKFFRHFLNIAWAMHHIGKKDISLWDDEDNFYYDVVEMDNGSTSRLKVRSLVGVIPMFAVEIMHKDLFEELKDFRVRANEIIRTRPDLASLITNLDDANAEGNYLFALMRGFRLEHLLKRLLDEDEFLSDYGIRSLSKYHEAHPFVFEHHGHHQIQYEPGESRSNMFGGNSNWRGPIWMPLNYMIIQSLRKYYTFYGPTYQYEFPTGSGNKLNLKQIANELTKRLVKLFEANGDGKFQYHADSANKQFSNDEHFKNLHLFYEFFDGDNGKGLGASHQTGWTALIANLIMEMDAD, from the coding sequence ATGATTCAAAAAGGTTCTGAAGCAGAAAGATTAAAAGTCCCTAATAACTATAAAAACTGGAAAAAATGGGGGCCTTACTTAGCGGAGAGACAATGGGGAACTGTTAGAGAAGACTATAGTAATCATGGAGAAGCATGGGAATTTATAGACCATGAAAAAGCACGTAGTAATGCTTACCGTTGGGGAGAAGAGGGCATCGGTGGTTTTTGCGATTCACGAGAAATTTTGTGTTTAGCACCTGCTTTTTGGAATGGTAAAGACCCCATTTTAAAGGAACGCTTATTCGGACTTACCAACAACCAAGGTAATCACGGGGAAGATGTGAAGGAGCTTTATTTTCACCAAGTATCCTCACCTACACACTCCTACTCAAAGTATCTATATAAATACCCACATTGTGAATTTCCGTATGGCGATTTGGTAAATGGTAATCAACGTGGGCGTCTGGAACTTGAATACGAGTTGTTAGATACTGATGCTTTTAAAGATAATGCTTATTTTGACTGTTATATAGAATATGCTAAAGCCAACGTAGATGATATTCTTATGAAAGTTACTGTGGTGAATAGAGGCACTAAAGCAGCTGATATTCATGTGCTCCCACATTTATGGTTTCGTAACTTTTGGAAACACAACAAACGTTATGAACGACCTAGTATGAAATCTGTTTCAGATAATAGCGTACAATCTCGAAGTATTAGAAACGGAAGATATTATTTATATCACGAAAATGGTGAACAGTTATTTTGTGATAATGAAACCAATAACATGCGTATTTATAACTTTGAAAATGATGTTAAATATGTAAAAGATGGTATTAATGACCATGTGGTCGATGGAAAATCAACTGTAAATCCGGAAAAAGCAGGCTCTAAATTTGCTATTTGGCATCAACTAAAATTAGAAGCAGGCGAAGAGAAAACCATAAAAGTACGCTTAAGTAAAAAGAAAGTAAAAGAGCCTTGGGGAGATTTCGATGCCATTTTTCACGATCGTATTAGCGAATGTGAAGACTTTTACACCGAAACGATTAAAACCAACATTCCAGAAACACATCAAGCCATTGCCAGAAGTGCTTTTTCTGGTTTATTATGGACCAAACAATTTTATTATAATGATGTTTTTAAATGGTTATTTGGTGGTCCAGGTGAAGGGAAACCCGAAAGAGCCAACATGCGAAATTACAGTTGGCAACACCTTACGAATAGGCATGTTATTTCCATGCCTGATAAATGGGAGTATCCATGGTATGCTGCTTGGGATTTAGCTTTCCATATGGCATCTTTTGTAGAAATAGATCCTTTTTTCGCCAAAGAGCAATTGTTATTGGTGCTCAAAGAAAATTACATGCATCCCAATGGACAAATTCCAGCTTACGAATGGAATTTTAGTGATGTAAACCCACCTGTACATTCGTATGCTGTTTGGAATGTATATGAAAAAGATAAAAATTATACAGGGAAGGGAGATACTGAATTTTTAGAAAAAGCCTTCCAAAAACTACTCATCAATTTCACCTGGTGGGTAAACCAAAAAGATAAAAATGGGACTGATTTATTTGAAGGAGGCTTTTTAGGTTTAGATAATATTGGGGTATTCGACCGTAACCACATGCCTCCTGGTATTACTAGAATGCAACAAGCCGACGCTACTAGTTGGATGGCTATGTTTACGCTTAATATGCTACGCATGTCGTTAGAACTCTCAAAAACTAATAAAATTTACGAAGAATCTGCGGCAAAGTTTTTTAGGCATTTTCTTAATATTGCTTGGGCCATGCATCACATAGGCAAGAAAGATATTTCGCTTTGGGATGATGAAGATAATTTTTATTACGATGTGGTAGAAATGGATAATGGTAGTACAAGTCGTTTAAAAGTGCGTTCATTGGTAGGGGTGATACCTATGTTTGCTGTAGAAATTATGCATAAAGATTTATTTGAAGAATTAAAGGATTTTAGGGTTAGAGCTAACGAAATTATTAGAACCCGTCCAGATTTAGCTTCATTGATTACAAATTTAGATGATGCCAATGCTGAAGGTAATTATCTATTTGCCCTCATGCGTGGTTTTAGATTAGAGCACTTACTAAAGCGTTTATTAGATGAAGATGAATTTTTATCAGATTATGGTATTCGCTCACTATCTAAGTATCACGAAGCACATCCATTTGTGTTCGAGCATCATGGGCATCATCAAATTCAATATGAACCTGGAGAGAGTCGCTCTAATATGTTTGGTGGTAATTCCAATTGGCGCGGACCTATTTGGATGCCTTTAAATTACATGATTATTCAGTCGTTGCGTAAATATTACACTTTCTATGGGCCAACATATCAATACGAATTCCCTACAGGTTCAGGTAATAAACTCAATCTGAAACAAATTGCGAATGAGCTTACAAAACGTTTGGTAAAACTGTTTGAAGCAAATGGAGATGGGAAGTTTCAATACCATGCTGATAGTGCTAATAAGCAGTTCTCGAATGATGAACATTTTAAAAACTTACACCTGTTTTATGAGTTTTTCGATGGTGATAACGGTAAAGGTTTGGGCGCATCACACCAAACAGGATGGACCGCTTTAATAGCTAATTTAATTATGGAAATGGACGCTGATTAA